From the genome of Blautia hydrogenotrophica DSM 10507:
TTTTACTGCAAAAACTATAAAATTCTTGCTATTGGAATAACATTGTGCAAAGAATAAATCTCCGATTCACTTTCCCAAGATCGGTTTGTACTATTTTCAGAATGAGAACCTTGAAATTCATATCCTTGTTTTATGGCCCAATATAAAGACAAATCCAAGAGACAAGAATAATACTTGTCCATATCCTTCTCAATCATAATTTGGGGATAAGCGCTAGGATAGTTCCTTTTATTTTTAAAAGATTTTATTGAACGTTTGATGCAAAAGAGCAGAGTAGATTCCTGCTCTTCCTCATAATCATCTCCAAAATAATTTTTCAAATCTTGAAGTATTTCCAACTCCACTCTGCTCACCTGCCTTTATATTTGTTGGGAAAGAAATTCCCCAATCACTTCATCTTTAATAACTTTAGTAATCATAATTCCATTATCTTCCGCCAACTTTCTTATATCCTTGACGGTCATTGCGCTCAAATCCTCGTATGTATATTTCTCGTCAGAACCTTCAAACGCAATATCCGTATCATCAAAAGGCATTATCTGCTCTTCTTTTTCGTCATTTGGAACTTCTTCTTCGGCGAGGTACAAAACCCCGCCGAACTTTACTTTATGGTCATACTTCATAGCTTGACCTCCGTTATTTCACTTTGATTACATAGATAGCATCCATTCCCTCGAAGGATGGCAAACAAATCTGTGAAGCCGTGGTAGACACCAGCACAGGCGGACCATAATCTGTTTTCTTTGCAATCGCAATACCATTCTTCACGATAGATACATCTACTGTAGAATCTCCCAGCAGCGTTCTTTCCTCTGGTGTTGTGCCGTAATATGTATTACCCAGGACTCCATCACCGATAATAGTTACATAATCATCAGGGAAGAAGTTCTTGTCCGTGCCATCAAAATCTGTATATCTCTTATCGTTTTTGATAAGCTGAAGCTCTGTTTTTAATTCAAACAAGTCCCTAGTTCCCTTTGCATCCAGATATGCATTTTTTACACCAGAAGCGGTAATCATTGCGTTCATCATCTGCTCATTGTCAATCAGATAATTAAACGTTTTCGTAGTCATCATCGCAAATCTAGGTTTAAAACCAAGATTTGCCAGATATGCGGTACCCTCTGCGATATCACTCAATGGCTTTGCTGTTTCTGGTTTGTCCCAAGTATCCGTTCCAGTCAGTTCTACATAATGTTCCGATTTCCATGTTCCATCCTCGTCATATTTATAGTTGTAAATTGTGTTGTCTGCCATTCCAACAGAAATCTGCATAGTGCCATTGATAGGTGCCAGTAGATTCATTCTCATCTTCTCAGCAGAAATATCAGCGCCAAGGGTCAATTCTGCTGCATCATCAAAAATGTGTCTAAGCACATCCTGGACATAAGGGTCATTGGAATCCTGCGCTCTCTGAATCTCCAGCATGTCAGTCTCGTCAATCTGCATCGACTCCCTAAATAAGGGCATTTGCTCTTTTGTTGCCTTAAATCCGCCTCTGGTGCGAATGGTAGCCATAGAATCAAATGCGGACGGTTTCAGGGCAACGCCAAGCCCTTTTCTAATCTTAATCCATTTCAAATCAACTCCGGTCTTTTTAATTGCCGGAAAAAATACTTCCCCATAATAGGGAAGATTGCTACTCGGGTCATTTGTAATGTAAGCGGCGATTGCTTTCGCCGTAAAAACATCAGATAACTTCATTTTTCTCCTTTCCACCCCGTAAACTTTTAGGGGTCAGCAACTAACTTCAAATTTTATTAGTCGGCAAATTTATTAAGCGCCTCCTCCGCTGGCTGCGTCTGGAATAGTCCCAACAACTCCGGGTTCCTCAAATACAATGCGGCAGCCAGCATTTACCAAAGCCGCTACCAGTTTTGCATCATATGTGCATCCGCTATTGTCCTGTGCCCTTTTCGTATGTATGTAAGCTTTTTTCAAAAGTGCCCCCTGTGGCCTGGATTCATAAGTATCCCGATAAAGAATTCCTACTGCTCCAGTAAACGGTGTGGTTTTCTGCGGCTTACCGTTCTTATCAACGGGTGTTCCAGCCTTCACCACTTTTTCTCCTGTCACCTTATTTGTATCCGTGACACTAGTAAAATCAATCGTCATTGCGATCGCTTCTTTTTCCTTACGATTTAAAATCGTGGGCTCGGAAACATAAGTTAAGGTATCAACTTTCATATCTCCTCTTGCCATTTGCTCATCCTCCTTATAGCAATCTTTTTAATAAATCTTCATTGATTCCACGCCCGGCCTTTTGCGATGCCAGATTTGTAGCAAACTGGATAGAGGCCTCATCCTTGCTTGTAGCCCCGCTGCCGGCCTTAATATCCGGGTTATCCTTCAAATATGTTTGAAGTGCATCCTCACCGGACTGCTTTTTTACTGCCTGTACAAATTTTCCTAAAGCAGAGAAAAACTTATCTGTATCAGTCAACTCTCCAGTTAATTCGGACAATGACTCTGCTGTCTTTTCATCCATGCCAATTCCCATATACCGCTTGCTGTAGTCCATCGTTCGGAATTTGGATTCAAGTTCCTGGATTCTGGCATCTTTGGCTTCATCGGCGGCTTTCTTTGCCTCTGCCTCTTGTTCCTCGGCTGTCATTTTAGCTTTTAACTGCTTTTTAGCATTGGAAAGCTCAGAAGAAGCTGTATCAAATGAATTTTTCAATTTAGCCTTTTCTGCCCGTTCCTTCGCCAGTTCAGCCATCAGTTCTTCTACCGTTGGTGTATCATGCCCTGGGGTTTCGATGACCTGACTTTCAGTTTCAGCCATTGTTGTTGATTCAATGTTCTCCGCCATATAAATTCCTACCTTTCTGCGATTATAGACTTCTCTGTCTTCCTTATTTTGCGTTTTACGGTTTCTCTACCGTTTGCGATATTTGTATAGCCCCTTCTCTGGGGCATATAAAAACAGCCGGTTTCCCGACTGTAATTAAACTATTTGCTTTGAATTATTTGTTTGCATCCCATCTACACCAGGGCTATTTTCTGTCTGGTCTGATTCATCCTGTGTCAGCCGTTCTGGTGCTTCATTTTCCTTATCCTTGTCAAACAAAGACTTCTGGTATGCTTCCATAGTATCCTTGCTATCAAGCCATACTTGCTCAATATCCGGCCACACGCCGCCGCCCATCTGTAACGCCCATCTAGGATGTACGCCTATATTGACTGCCGCTGCGCTTGCATTTATTTTACTATTCAAGTCATAATTTTTCTGTCTGACGAAGTGGATATTAATATCAGTATGATGAATTTTCCTCAAAGGATTATCCGATGGCAATTTATCTGTTGACGCAAAACTTATTGCCCGCAATATCAATTTTAGTTCTTCTCTGGCTGCGCCCTGTACAAGCTGTTCTTCCCTAGCCGCGTCAACTGCTGTAGCGTTCCATCCCGACATAGTGTCCGTGGCTATCCCGGTACTTCCTCCTCCTTCGGATGAGTATTGCATTGGAACAAAACACCTTTTCAAAATCTCATTGCGTGTCGTTGTGATATTCTCTAAAACCGGAGCCGAATCCAATGTGCTCGACAAAGGAGCTATCTTTGCGTCTTTCCCTTCTGCGCTATACGTTTTCACCCATTGTCCGCTCTTAGGAGTAACCTCCTCTCCCGTTTCTGGGTTTACTGGAAAGTCCGTGTTATGCGCCCACCAGATTTCTTGCGTTCGCTGCACTGCATCATTCGCTACGCTTGACACCAAGGAATTGAGGTTGTCCATAAGGTCAATTTGCCGCTCAAAGCAACCTGTCCTATCAACCGCGCGTTCATATTCCACAACTGGAATCATGCCCAGCAGATTTGCCCGGATATCTACAATTTTCCCTGCCTCAATCTCAAACCGCTGCTTGTCAGTAAAACAGGTAAACAAATTCTTTGTCCCACTTTTAACATAGGTGACACCCAAAACCTTCTTTTGCCCGACACCATTATGATAGACACAAAAGGCAAATCTGGAATCCAAAGTGTTGACATTTACATAGGAACTCTGAATTTTTTCATCTTCCCATTCTGTTTTAACACCAATCAACCTATGCCCTATACCTGTTTTTTCCACAAAATCTGCTAATTTCTGATTTTCTGCACCTATGCAAATTCCATTCAGCATCATTTCATTTAAAGCTGAAATCCCGGAACTGTCTATATCCTCATCTGTATCATGCGGTTCTTGATTTCCTCTCTGCGTATAAATAGGAGGAATCCCCCAAAAATATCCCTTCTTAAACTCTGTCACATAGTTAGCCATATTGTCGGTAGTTTGGATATTTATTTCTGGGCGCACAATTTTATGGTATGGTAATGGCTGCACACCAATTTCATAATCTATAAGAAATTGCATTTCGCAGGCGTTTATCCGATGCTTAGAATATGCTTTTTGAAGAACAGGAATAATATTTTTTTCTGTTATTTGTTTTTCATCTGTTAATATCTTTCTTCTTCCTGCAAGTTTCATTCTTACCACCCATTATGTTTTTACATACTTTCCGCCAAATTGGACCCCGGAACCCGACACACGCTTTTCAAATTTGGTTGGTATGTCTACCCATTTCTTTCCTTTTATTCTTCTATAATCTTTCAATCTGTTTTCTCTTGTTTTTTCCACTTTTACAATTTCCAACAAAAAAGCACCTGGACTCGCCAAGTGCTTTCTTTTATTTGTAATATTTGATAATATCATTATACCATCATTTTAAACATCGTTGGTACTCATTTTTATGTATCTTTTCGTTGATTCAACAAAAAGAAAAAATACCGCCTATAATCATAAAAAGCTGACCGACTGATCGGTATTTCTGAAATATCTCTAAGATACCAGAACGGTTGCTCATAACATGCCGATTTAATGATTTCATTCCATAATTCCCCTGCCGCATCCTTAGCTGTCTTTTCTATCAAGTCCACTTTTTTTTGCAAAAACACTCGTTTCAATGCAAGATCGGCTGTCTTATTACTTATATTATTTTTACTTCCATAAGAAACATTACCTATTTGTTGGCTTTTTACAGTATTCACATTATATGCCAATTCTTCCTTCCATTCTGGATATTGCTCACAAAATCCGCAAAGTTCTTTATAACGCTTACTAGAAATTCCGTAATTTTTTAAACTTGATTTTCTTTTATCCATCTATATCACTCCTCTTAATCAAATCGGACTATTGATTATTGTTGTTGGTTTTTGCACTGGCCTTGCTACATATTCTGCAAGCATTGCCAGAGAGTCTGGCCCATCATCATGTGGCGGCTTAACTTTGACTGTATATGTAACCACATTTTCCATGAACAAACCATAGTCTGATTTTGGCGTATATAAACTTGGGTCTAAAAATATACAGTGTTTTTTAATCCAATCAGAATTGACTAATATTTTGGTTTCTTTGTTCGCTTGTGTTCTCTCAGGCTCGATCTGTGCTCGACATTTTCCATCTATCAATTTTTGAACATTATGCGCGACTCTGCCTCCTGCACTATTTGATTCAAACCTTATCTTATGGGGATTGTGTCGAATCAAAATATTAGCGGATTTCATATCCAATGTGTCATAATCTGTTGTGTCATCAAATACTACATCCGGTATAAAAAAATCTTCTCCAAATTGATATGCAATCGGTAAAGATTCAAAATCCGCTCCTGTATCCTTTGTATCGCACACCGCCCATATAGCATCAGGCGTCCGCTCTGGCATAATAATAAACTCTGTCTGCTTTTCCGGTACTTGCTCCCGATTGAAGAAAAAGCGGCGCAGTTCATCTGTAGGAAATAGTAATCCCTCTCGCTCAATCGGCTGTTGCTGATACAGGCATTTAAAGGATAGATCATCCATAGATTCCTTAGCGTCCATGAAGTATTTCTTTGAAAATCCATTCACCGCAAACATGAAGTTACTCTCGCCATCTTCGTTCAAAGCCGGAACCGCAATAAATCTGGCTTTGGGATTTCCTTCATATAGCTGTTGTAGTTTTCCAATCGGGTCATGGACAGACCATCTTGTGGCAATATAGATTTCTTTACACCCTTCAAGTCGTCTGGAACGAAGATCATTCACAACCTTTGTCCAAAGTGTTTCCAGGCGTGACTTGTTCAGTGCTTCTTCAATTCCAGATACCAAGTCATCTGCTGTCAAAAAACGATTACATCTTGTGGCTCCCGTCAACGAACCATCTATGGAACGAAAAGTCCATGTTTTAAATCGCCCATTCCTTTCGAGGTTTACTGTGGTTTCCTTAGCATTTGTTCCAGTCAGCTTTACATTAGGAAATATTTCATGCCATGTATACTCTACCGGGTCATTTATAATTTCCAATACGCCATCATAAAGGGAACGGGTCAAAATGCTACTATGCGCTGAGGATAGGTTAAAATCATTTGGGAACCATCCACCAACAAGGGATAAGAAAAAATCTTCCAGAGTTGATTTACCACAACCCGGTGGAACGCTCAAAGCAAAAATATCAAGTTTATCATCCATCAAATCCTGTAATGACTGGATAATTTGGTGCTTTATAAAAACCTCTCGGCGCGGCTCATAAAATCGTTCCTTGGGAACTCTATTTTTTTCCAGATATAGAAGTCCGCTATCCACTTGATAATTTTGAGCTTCCAACAATAACAATTTATAGTACAAATCATTAAACTTTCCGCTTCCCGTCTGCCCTGCTACATAGTCAGCCATCTTGTGTGTGTACTGGCTGATCTTCATAGCATAATCACGAATTTCTTTATCCTCAAAACCTAAATCTTGCTTCATATTCAAAAGAAGCTGCCAGCTATCTATTTGGTTTTGGTATTGTGTCATGTCGTCTTTTAAGATTTCCGAAAAAATTTTTTTGTACCATTCAAGCGTTCCTTCTCGCAAAACAAAAGAGCCTCCTTCCCTACTTAGTAAGAAATTTGGCTCTCAAATGGCTCTCATTTTACTATTTCATCTTATTTTACTTAACTTCTATTTCTATTTACATAGAAGATTTTGCTTGTTTTACATTTTTTCATCTCGATTCTGTGAATATAAAAATTTTTCAATCTCCGCTTACGCTTGGCTGCTACTCAAAATATGAACAAAGATATCCATATCGAGATATTGAAAGTTCTTGCGAACATTTCTTACTGCTTCTCTGTATATGCTTTCGCCCTGAGTAAATACAGATACTACTCACAAGTTCTTGTACACTCCACAGTCGTCAATTCCCGACTAGCCATCGGTACATACCTGCAAATGCTTGTTTATGCTACTTTGTAGGATGTGGCATCTCTTAAATTAAGACTTGCATTATAATCTCTATCTGCATGATATCCACATTCGCACACATATTCTCTGTCAGAAAGTTTTAAGTCTTTCCTGATACAACCACATTCATGGCAAAGTTTACTGGATGGATACCATCTGTCTACAATTCTCAATTCAATTCCATATTCTTTGCATTTTGCTTCCAATTTCACTCTAAATTCATAAAATTTTTGTGATGCAACAGCCTTCGAAAGATGCCTGTTCTTCATCATACCTGATACATTCAAATCTTCAACAGCGATATAAGATGGTTTGGTTTTCACAATCTCAGCTATTGTTTTATTGATGTAGTCAGTGCGGATATTGTCTATCCTGCAATAAAGCCTTTTCACCTTTAATATTTGTTTTTGAATATTTTCTCTGGAAGACTCTCCTTTCTTATTATTCTTCTTTAAACTTTCGTATTTCCTAGAAAGACACCGTTGTTCTCGTTTTAGTTGTTTTTCTAATTTTTTTACCTTATTTGTTTTATTGATGTTTTTCTTTACAAGCCCATTGCTTATAACCGCAAAATTTTTAACACCAAGGTCAATTCCAAATCCAAAATCTTGTAATTGTAGTCTTTCTCTTTCTGGTTGCTCAACCAAGACTGATACATAATATCGTCCAGCTCTACAAGAAACAGTACCACTCTTGATAATGTAAGTATTTGAATCCCAAGGAATATATCCCTTTTCTTTTAATCTAACCCATCCGAGTGTCGATATTTTGATTCGGTGTCTTTCGCATGTTATTATTGTCTGAGAATTTGTTTTCACAAAATACATTTTTACATCCGATTTTCCTTTCTTCTTGAATTTAGGAAAACCGGACTGTCCTTTGAAGAATCTCTTAAAAGATCTTTCGGAATTCATAATGCTTTGTTTTACCGATTTTGTGCTAACCTCTTTTATCCATACATACTCTGGATTCTCTTTTAAATAAACATTATTTAGCCATTTTGAGAACTCCATTCCAGATACAAATTTCTTCTCTTTTTCATAAACTTCTTTGTTGCGGGCAAGATAAAAGTTGTATACAAAACGGCAAGT
Proteins encoded in this window:
- a CDS encoding major capsid protein, whose translation is MKLSDVFTAKAIAAYITNDPSSNLPYYGEVFFPAIKKTGVDLKWIKIRKGLGVALKPSAFDSMATIRTRGGFKATKEQMPLFRESMQIDETDMLEIQRAQDSNDPYVQDVLRHIFDDAAELTLGADISAEKMRMNLLAPINGTMQISVGMADNTIYNYKYDEDGTWKSEHYVELTGTDTWDKPETAKPLSDIAEGTAYLANLGFKPRFAMMTTKTFNYLIDNEQMMNAMITASGVKNAYLDAKGTRDLFELKTELQLIKNDKRYTDFDGTDKNFFPDDYVTIIGDGVLGNTYYGTTPEERTLLGDSTVDVSIVKNGIAIAKKTDYGPPVLVSTTASQICLPSFEGMDAIYVIKVK
- a CDS encoding phage portal protein; the encoded protein is MKLAGRRKILTDEKQITEKNIIPVLQKAYSKHRINACEMQFLIDYEIGVQPLPYHKIVRPEINIQTTDNMANYVTEFKKGYFWGIPPIYTQRGNQEPHDTDEDIDSSGISALNEMMLNGICIGAENQKLADFVEKTGIGHRLIGVKTEWEDEKIQSSYVNVNTLDSRFAFCVYHNGVGQKKVLGVTYVKSGTKNLFTCFTDKQRFEIEAGKIVDIRANLLGMIPVVEYERAVDRTGCFERQIDLMDNLNSLVSSVANDAVQRTQEIWWAHNTDFPVNPETGEEVTPKSGQWVKTYSAEGKDAKIAPLSSTLDSAPVLENITTTRNEILKRCFVPMQYSSEGGGSTGIATDTMSGWNATAVDAAREEQLVQGAAREELKLILRAISFASTDKLPSDNPLRKIHHTDINIHFVRQKNYDLNSKINASAAAVNIGVHPRWALQMGGGVWPDIEQVWLDSKDTMEAYQKSLFDKDKENEAPERLTQDESDQTENSPGVDGMQTNNSKQIV
- a CDS encoding RNA-guided endonuclease InsQ/TnpB family protein, which codes for MNEEDKGDQERMLKSYKTEINPTMEQIHKINKTIGTCRFVYNFYLARNKEVYEKEKKFVSGMEFSKWLNNVYLKENPEYVWIKEVSTKSVKQSIMNSERSFKRFFKGQSGFPKFKKKGKSDVKMYFVKTNSQTIITCERHRIKISTLGWVRLKEKGYIPWDSNTYIIKSGTVSCRAGRYYVSVLVEQPERERLQLQDFGFGIDLGVKNFAVISNGLVKKNINKTNKVKKLEKQLKREQRCLSRKYESLKKNNKKGESSRENIQKQILKVKRLYCRIDNIRTDYINKTIAEIVKTKPSYIAVEDLNVSGMMKNRHLSKAVASQKFYEFRVKLEAKCKEYGIELRIVDRWYPSSKLCHECGCIRKDLKLSDREYVCECGYHADRDYNASLNLRDATSYKVA